DNA from Planctomycetota bacterium:
CACGAGGAAGGAGCCGTCGGGGTCCGGATCATGGAGCTGGAAGCCGGTCGCCACGCGCGCGCCGATTCCGAGGGACCGGCACAGGAGCGCCAGGGCCCCGGCGAAGTGGACGCACGAGCCGGCGCGCGTCTCCAGGAAATGGTCCATGGGGTCGCGGCCGCCGGAGGGGACGAAGGGGTCGAGCCGATACGCGAACCCGTTGCGCATCAGGAAGTGCACGAGACGGGTGACCCGGGCATGGACGCCGGGGCCGGCGCCCTCGGCGGCGCGGCGCGCGGTGTCCCGGAGCCGCGGCGCGAGCTCCGCGGGGATCTGGAGGTGCTCGGGCGCGGCCTCGGGGATCCGGCCTGCGGCCGGAACATCGAGCGGCATGAGCGCGCTTTCGACCTCGTATTCGACGCGTTCGCGGGGAGGGGCCGGGAAGAAGAAGGCGCCGGCGGGATCGCCGCGCACTTCCGGCCACGACACCCGCACGGGATCCGGCAGGGCGAAGGCCAGGTCTCCGTGCCCGGGAGCCAGGACGATGCGCTGTCGCACGCGGGTCCGCCCTTCGGGCGGGTTGCGCTCGAGCGTCGTCCAGCCGTCCGTCCGACCGTCGTCGGCATCGCGGCGGACTTCCCGGCGCGCGCCGGCGGCGCTCCAGCGGCCGTTCTCATAGCGGTGCAGGAGCGCGCCCCGCAGGTAGAGGGTCTGTTCGGCGGGCACAGGGCGCCCTTCGAGGTCCGTGGCGCGGACGCGCAGGACGGGGCTCGGGTCCGCCTTGAGCCGTTCGAAATGGACGAGGTCGAGGAGATCGGACCGGCGGGGGATTCCGATGCGGCCGCCCGTGGGCACGGGCGGTCCGGCGGGCGCGGGGGCGGGGAGGGCGGCGCCGTCTCCGGGGCCGCCGCCGGCCGCGGGCCGGGGGAGGGCGACGAAGAAGACCGCTCCGAGCTCGACGGCCAGGGCGCAGACCGCAAGCGTCAGGCCGACGCCGCCGGGACCGGGAGCTTCCTCCGCGCGCAGCCGTGCGGCGCGCTGGAAGGCATAGAGCGTGGTTCCCAGGCTCAGAAGGAGGAGCGGCAGGAAGGCGGGCGGCTGGAGGAACGCTCCGGAGATCATGAAGAGCGACAGCTCGATGATCGCCAGCGTCCAGAGGTCGTACTCGGACTTGTTTTTCGAGAGGACGAAGACGACCGCGTTCCAGAGGAGGAACCGGGCGATGGCGTGGCTGAAATCCTCCGGGTCCCCGCGACCGGCTCGGGCGCCCAGGAAGACGGCGAAGAGCACCGAGCCCGCCAGGATGAGGCCGATCTTGAGGGGCGGAGAAAAGAAGAGCTTTCGGAAGCGGTGTTCGAATCCCAGGCTCCAGAGCGCGGCCGACCCGAAGACGCCGAGCTGGAGCGGCGTGAGGGGGTCGCCGGCGGCGGCGGCCAGGTAGGCGGCCAGAAGCCCCAGGTAGGCCGCCCCGCGGGCGCGCGCGTCGCCCGAGATCGGCGAGACGGAAGCGGGTTCGG
Protein-coding regions in this window:
- a CDS encoding transglutaminaseTgpA domain-containing protein translates to MPAAEPASVSPISGDARARGAAYLGLLAAYLAAAAGDPLTPLQLGVFGSAALWSLGFEHRFRKLFFSPPLKIGLILAGSVLFAVFLGARAGRGDPEDFSHAIARFLLWNAVVFVLSKNKSEYDLWTLAIIELSLFMISGAFLQPPAFLPLLLLSLGTTLYAFQRAARLRAEEAPGPGGVGLTLAVCALAVELGAVFFVALPRPAAGGGPGDGAALPAPAPAGPPVPTGGRIGIPRRSDLLDLVHFERLKADPSPVLRVRATDLEGRPVPAEQTLYLRGALLHRYENGRWSAAGARREVRRDADDGRTDGWTTLERNPPEGRTRVRQRIVLAPGHGDLAFALPDPVRVSWPEVRGDPAGAFFFPAPPRERVEYEVESALMPLDVPAAGRIPEAAPEHLQIPAELAPRLRDTARRAAEGAGPGVHARVTRLVHFLMRNGFAYRLDPFVPSGGRDPMDHFLETRAGSCVHFAGALALLCRSLGIGARVATGFQLHDPDPDGSFLVRNADAHAWVEVWFGPEAGWRAYDATPPEGRAPPPDGPPVATTDPKPQGSEPEPRGRWDRFVVDFDARSRSRIFEEALSFLARAASGLADALAHPAVPLALVALVGAATAGYLLLPRSKRRRIRQALSGFRDPCPVDFYRDFLWALARRGRRKPPAVTPREFAASLRGLLADADLEFVTAKFYETRFAGRPPSPEERRRLETIVSGLLKDSSSA